In a single window of the Arthrobacter zhangbolii genome:
- a CDS encoding branched-chain amino acid ABC transporter permease — MDFSNILLGALNEIISPTTAAYALAALGLAVHFGYTGLLNFGQAGFMAIGAYGFAIPILSFNAPLPLALLIALLSSVVFAVILGIPTLRLRADYLAIVTIAAAEIVRYIVTTNSMTPVTGSANGLAAFTGSFYALNPVPAGSYNMGPFTMNERDIWIRLVAWFLVIVACLLVWLLIRSPWGRVVKGIREDENAVRALGKNVYAYKMQALIIGGLLGSLAGIIFTLPRDAVQPANYGTELTFYLYTALLLGGMSTVLGPVIGSMIFWAILSLTQGVLYGAIESGYITFITTSQAGQIRYILVGVALMLLMIFRPQGILGNKKELAFA, encoded by the coding sequence ATGGATTTCAGCAATATTCTTCTCGGCGCGCTGAACGAAATAATCAGCCCCACCACGGCCGCGTACGCCCTGGCCGCCCTCGGCCTGGCCGTGCACTTCGGCTACACCGGCCTCCTGAACTTCGGCCAGGCCGGATTCATGGCCATCGGAGCCTACGGCTTCGCCATTCCCATCCTCTCCTTCAATGCCCCGCTGCCTCTGGCACTGCTGATTGCCCTGCTGAGCTCGGTGGTGTTCGCGGTCATCCTGGGCATACCCACGCTGCGCCTGCGGGCCGACTATTTGGCAATCGTCACCATTGCCGCGGCGGAGATCGTCCGGTACATCGTGACCACAAACTCCATGACGCCCGTCACCGGGTCCGCCAACGGACTGGCAGCCTTCACCGGCAGTTTCTACGCCCTCAACCCGGTGCCTGCGGGCAGCTACAACATGGGCCCGTTCACCATGAACGAGCGGGACATCTGGATCCGGCTCGTTGCCTGGTTCCTGGTCATCGTGGCCTGCCTCCTGGTGTGGCTGCTCATCCGCAGCCCGTGGGGACGCGTGGTCAAGGGAATCCGCGAGGATGAGAACGCCGTCCGCGCCCTCGGTAAAAACGTCTACGCCTACAAGATGCAGGCGCTGATCATCGGCGGACTGCTCGGCAGCCTGGCCGGCATCATCTTCACCCTCCCCCGGGACGCCGTACAGCCGGCCAACTACGGTACGGAGCTGACCTTCTACCTGTACACCGCCCTGCTGCTGGGCGGCATGTCCACCGTTCTGGGTCCGGTCATCGGGTCCATGATCTTCTGGGCCATTCTTTCGCTCACCCAGGGCGTGCTCTACGGTGCCATTGAATCCGGGTACATCACCTTCATCACCACGTCCCAGGCCGGACAGATCCGCTACATCCTGGTGGGTGTGGCACTGATGCTGCTGATGATCTTCAGACCCCAGGGCATCCTCGGAAACAAGAAGGAGCTGGCATTCGCATGA
- a CDS encoding Bax inhibitor-1/YccA family protein, with protein MALGGNPVFNGKNFRSQTQGAARGSVATDNNYMTPQQLQDLYTAPSAKASDMGRMTYDDVIMKTVFCLAVVLVGAAVPVFVLPGMATGLMILGALGGFVLGLVNSFKREPVPGLILAYAFLEGMFLGGLTAVLDAMYPGVGLQAVLGTLAVFAVTLVLFRSGKVRATPKAVRFFMIAIIGYAVFSLINVGLMIFGGVQDPWGLRGVELFGIPMGVFIGVLAIGLAAFSLIMDFTSIEQGVKAGAPERYSWTAAFGLTVTLVWLYVEIIRLLAILRGDD; from the coding sequence ATGGCACTTGGCGGAAATCCGGTATTCAACGGAAAGAACTTCCGTTCCCAGACCCAGGGCGCAGCCCGGGGTTCGGTGGCAACGGATAACAACTACATGACGCCCCAGCAGCTGCAGGATCTTTACACGGCGCCCTCGGCCAAGGCCTCGGACATGGGCCGGATGACGTACGACGACGTCATCATGAAGACGGTATTCTGCCTCGCCGTCGTGCTGGTGGGTGCTGCGGTTCCCGTATTCGTGCTGCCCGGCATGGCCACCGGCCTGATGATCCTGGGCGCACTGGGCGGCTTTGTGCTGGGCCTGGTGAACTCCTTCAAGCGCGAGCCCGTTCCGGGACTCATCCTGGCCTACGCCTTCCTTGAAGGCATGTTCCTCGGCGGCCTGACCGCTGTCCTTGACGCAATGTACCCCGGCGTCGGCCTGCAGGCCGTGCTGGGCACCCTCGCCGTCTTCGCCGTGACCCTGGTGCTGTTCCGCAGCGGCAAGGTACGCGCCACACCCAAGGCAGTACGTTTCTTCATGATCGCGATCATCGGCTACGCCGTCTTCTCGCTGATCAACGTTGGCCTGATGATCTTCGGCGGCGTGCAGGACCCGTGGGGTCTTCGCGGCGTGGAACTCTTCGGCATTCCGATGGGCGTCTTCATCGGCGTGCTGGCCATCGGTCTGGCGGCCTTCTCCCTGATCATGGACTTCACCTCGATCGAGCAGGGTGTCAAGGCCGGCGCCCCCGAGCGCTACTCCTGGACCGCTGCCTTCGGGCTCACCGTGACCCTGGTCTGGCTGTACGTGGAAATCATCCGCCTGCTGGCCATCCTCAGGGGCGACGACTAA
- a CDS encoding NAD(P)/FAD-dependent oxidoreductase: MASNKQFSDRPRVLVVGGGYVGLYVAKDLQKKVKAQGGIVTVVDPLPYMTYQPFLPEVAAGTIEARDAVVSHRMHLKNTELITGKVTSINHAARTATVEPGDGSEPFELPYQDVVLAAGSITRTFPIPGLAEAGIGMKSIEEAVATRNHVLERIETASLMPAGAERERALTFVVVGGGFAGIETLTELEDMARDAVRLNDRVRQEDLRFVLIEAMGRVMPEVKPDQAEWVVSSMRARGIEVLLNTSLASAEGGLLKLINMADKSPAGEFGTDTLIWTAGVQANPMVRGTDFPIDERGRVRANPELRITGDDGPIDGAWAAGDVSAVPDLSGGGVGGFCVPNAQHAVRQAKLLAKNIMAARYGVGSVEEYNHKSLGAVAGLGQYKGVANIMGFGMKGFPAWLAHRGYHGLAMPMFERKFRVVSGWLLNVAYGRDLTDIRNLKHPRRGFEEAATPAKKPAAKA, encoded by the coding sequence ATGGCATCGAACAAACAGTTTTCTGATCGTCCCCGCGTTCTGGTGGTCGGCGGTGGTTACGTCGGTCTGTATGTAGCCAAGGATCTCCAGAAGAAGGTCAAGGCACAGGGCGGCATTGTTACGGTAGTGGACCCGCTGCCGTACATGACGTACCAGCCCTTCCTTCCCGAGGTAGCCGCAGGCACCATTGAAGCCCGCGACGCCGTTGTATCCCACCGCATGCACTTGAAGAACACCGAGCTGATCACCGGCAAGGTTACTTCCATCAACCATGCTGCCCGCACCGCCACCGTTGAACCGGGCGACGGCAGCGAACCGTTCGAGCTGCCTTACCAGGACGTTGTCCTGGCCGCCGGTTCGATCACCCGCACCTTCCCGATCCCGGGCCTCGCCGAGGCCGGCATCGGTATGAAGAGCATTGAAGAAGCCGTGGCCACCCGCAACCACGTCCTCGAGCGCATTGAAACGGCATCCCTGATGCCCGCAGGCGCAGAGCGCGAGCGGGCCCTGACGTTCGTCGTCGTCGGCGGCGGCTTTGCCGGCATCGAAACCCTGACCGAACTTGAGGACATGGCCCGCGACGCGGTCCGCCTCAATGACCGGGTCCGGCAGGAAGACCTCCGCTTTGTCCTGATCGAGGCCATGGGCCGGGTTATGCCCGAGGTCAAGCCGGACCAGGCCGAGTGGGTTGTGTCCAGCATGCGTGCGCGTGGCATCGAGGTACTGCTTAACACCTCGCTGGCCTCCGCCGAAGGTGGCCTGCTGAAGCTCATCAACATGGCGGATAAGTCCCCGGCCGGAGAATTCGGCACGGATACGCTGATCTGGACCGCAGGCGTGCAGGCCAACCCGATGGTTCGCGGCACCGACTTCCCGATCGACGAGCGCGGCCGCGTCCGCGCCAATCCCGAACTGCGGATCACCGGCGACGACGGCCCCATCGACGGTGCCTGGGCTGCCGGCGACGTTTCCGCCGTTCCCGACCTCTCCGGCGGCGGCGTTGGCGGGTTCTGCGTTCCGAACGCACAGCACGCCGTCCGCCAGGCCAAGCTGCTGGCCAAGAACATCATGGCCGCCCGCTACGGCGTCGGCAGCGTCGAGGAATACAACCACAAGAGCCTTGGTGCCGTTGCCGGCCTGGGCCAGTACAAGGGCGTTGCCAACATCATGGGCTTCGGCATGAAGGGCTTCCCGGCCTGGCTGGCCCACCGCGGCTACCACGGCCTGGCCATGCCGATGTTCGAGCGCAAGTTCCGTGTGGTCTCCGGCTGGCTGCTGAACGTGGCCTACGGTCGCGACCTGACGGACATCCGCAACCTGAAGCACCCGCGCCGCGGCTTCGAGGAAGCTGCAACGCCGGCTAAGAAGCCGGCGGCGAAGGCCTAG
- a CDS encoding aldose 1-epimerase family protein → MDLTEPVPATGAQYEISRGSARAVIGSLGGALRRYTLGGTDLVQTYPDSSIPPSASGILLAPWPNRVADGRWTLAGEPQQLDITEPSRGHASHGLLRNTGYVLQDREPGAVVLQAEIFPQHGYPFHLLHRAGYSLGEAGGLRVRQSLTNIGPAEAPVALGAHPFLRLGDVPTEELILTVRARTVLTVDERLIPNGRRPASGAADLNHGTRVGDLELDSAYTDLEPTGDGVYRHTLTAPDGRSVSLWSGPECGYVHVFVTDKYPGHARAVALEPMTAPANALNSGEGLVWLEPGDTFTAEWGVHADLGTDGHHSGNSEV, encoded by the coding sequence ATGGACCTAACGGAACCGGTACCCGCTACCGGTGCTCAATATGAGATCAGCCGGGGCAGCGCCCGTGCCGTTATCGGTTCGTTGGGCGGGGCACTGCGCCGATATACCCTGGGTGGCACGGACCTCGTGCAGACCTACCCCGACAGCAGTATTCCGCCGTCGGCCAGCGGTATCCTGCTGGCACCCTGGCCCAACCGCGTGGCCGACGGCCGGTGGACGCTCGCCGGGGAACCCCAGCAGCTGGACATCACCGAACCGTCCCGCGGGCATGCAAGCCATGGCCTGCTGCGCAACACCGGGTACGTCCTGCAGGACCGGGAACCAGGCGCCGTAGTGCTGCAGGCAGAAATTTTCCCCCAGCACGGGTATCCGTTCCACCTGCTCCACCGTGCCGGGTACAGCCTGGGGGAGGCCGGAGGCCTGCGGGTCCGGCAGAGCCTGACCAACATCGGGCCAGCTGAGGCCCCCGTGGCCCTGGGCGCCCACCCCTTCCTGCGCCTCGGCGACGTCCCCACGGAAGAGCTCATACTCACGGTGCGAGCCCGCACAGTGCTGACCGTTGATGAGCGGCTGATCCCCAACGGCCGGCGGCCTGCCTCCGGGGCCGCGGACCTGAACCACGGCACCCGCGTGGGCGACCTGGAGCTGGACAGCGCCTACACGGACCTTGAACCGACCGGCGACGGCGTCTACCGCCACACCCTGACGGCACCGGACGGCCGCTCGGTGAGTCTGTGGTCCGGGCCTGAATGCGGATACGTTCACGTATTCGTCACCGATAAGTATCCCGGACATGCCCGTGCGGTGGCGCTGGAACCGATGACCGCGCCGGCCAACGCCCTGAATTCCGGCGAGGGCCTGGTGTGGCTTGAACCGGGTGATACCTTCACCGCCGAGTGGGGTGTCCATGCCGACCTCGGAACCGACGGGCACCACTCCGGTAACAGCGAAGTCTAG
- a CDS encoding S8 family serine peptidase: MRNTDAALNGRTPAARLRMAVAALCAAVALPLLAPAPAHADEWRDKQYWLADYGITEAWKTSKGAGVKVAVIDTGVDATHPDLAGAVSGGVDVSGAGDPDGTKGLGSTPEHGTLVATLLAGRGHEAPEDKKKDGEKKDGDKDEDKKDSDADRPDGIIGVAPEAEILAVSAWIGGTNPGGIPIDTQIPNAVRWAVDSGAKVINMSLGSTSTAWPESWDDAFLYAEQNDVVIVAAAGNRGVGMVQVGAPATIPGVLTVAGLNRDGEASYDSSSEGISIGVAAPSEDLIGGLPEGTSRYAGWEGTSGAAPLVAGVAALIRSAHPELSAADVVNRIVSTARDAGAPGTDTIYGYGILDANAAVNADVASVTTNPLGTIEEWIRVHRRVAEAPGAADIPAPTVPDLPEPTVPAAAEPAVESDNLPATVVLGFGALLVLVLAAGTIHVTRVRKRDTAKAPAESPETGQMDEAGIR, translated from the coding sequence ATGAGAAACACCGACGCCGCCCTGAACGGCCGCACGCCGGCGGCACGCCTTCGAATGGCTGTGGCAGCACTTTGTGCCGCCGTAGCACTGCCACTCCTGGCACCGGCACCGGCACACGCCGATGAATGGCGGGACAAACAGTACTGGCTGGCCGACTACGGCATCACCGAAGCATGGAAGACCAGCAAGGGCGCGGGGGTGAAGGTCGCCGTCATCGACACCGGTGTGGATGCAACCCATCCCGACCTGGCCGGCGCCGTCAGCGGCGGCGTCGACGTCTCCGGAGCCGGTGATCCGGACGGCACCAAAGGCCTTGGCAGCACGCCCGAACACGGCACTCTGGTAGCCACCCTGCTCGCGGGACGGGGCCATGAAGCACCCGAGGACAAGAAGAAAGACGGGGAGAAGAAGGACGGCGACAAGGACGAGGACAAAAAGGACAGCGACGCCGACAGGCCCGACGGAATCATCGGGGTGGCCCCCGAAGCGGAAATCCTCGCCGTGTCTGCCTGGATCGGCGGCACCAACCCCGGCGGCATTCCGATCGATACACAGATCCCCAACGCCGTCCGCTGGGCAGTGGACAGCGGAGCCAAAGTCATCAACATGTCCCTGGGCAGCACCTCCACCGCCTGGCCGGAAAGCTGGGATGACGCCTTCCTGTACGCCGAGCAGAATGACGTAGTGATTGTGGCTGCCGCGGGCAACCGGGGAGTCGGCATGGTGCAGGTGGGCGCCCCTGCCACCATTCCCGGCGTGCTCACTGTTGCCGGCCTGAACCGCGACGGTGAAGCCAGCTATGATTCGTCCTCCGAGGGCATCAGCATCGGTGTGGCAGCCCCGTCCGAAGACCTGATCGGCGGACTGCCGGAGGGCACCTCGCGGTACGCGGGGTGGGAGGGCACCTCCGGTGCGGCACCGCTGGTTGCCGGTGTCGCCGCGCTGATCCGTTCGGCCCATCCGGAGCTGAGTGCAGCTGACGTTGTCAATCGAATTGTCAGCACGGCCCGCGACGCCGGGGCTCCGGGAACGGACACCATCTACGGGTACGGCATCCTCGACGCCAACGCCGCCGTGAACGCGGACGTGGCTTCCGTGACCACCAACCCCCTGGGCACCATCGAGGAATGGATCCGGGTCCACCGGCGGGTCGCAGAGGCTCCCGGTGCTGCGGATATTCCGGCGCCCACCGTCCCGGACCTGCCCGAGCCCACCGTACCTGCGGCTGCTGAACCGGCAGTGGAAAGCGATAACCTTCCCGCCACAGTGGTACTGGGCTTTGGCGCCCTGCTGGTCCTGGTGCTGGCAGCGGGAACCATCCATGTCACACGGGTGCGGAAGCGGGATACGGCGAAAGCACCGGCGGAAAGCCCGGAAACCGGGCAAATGGACGAGGCCGGGATCCGCTGA
- a CDS encoding ABC transporter substrate-binding protein produces MTALRNAGRLGVGEGYARTARIAALGLGLALFASGCSGGGSDSSAEETSGSGNETEAAASILSCPESQGGTGEDPGAKGDPAAVPASTGTTETPLKIGTLLPTTGSLAYLGPPEIAGTNLAVKEINEAGGVLGKPIEIVHRDSGDTTTDIATQSVNDLLSQDVSAIVGAASSGVSKTVIGNITGAGVIQFSPANTSPDFSTWDDNGLYWRTAPSDVMQGRTLGNYIVTCGAQTVGMIVLNDAYGTGLQGNIKESVEAAGGQVVIEEMFNEGDSQFSSQVDSVVAAKPDAIVVISFDQSKSIVPLLTAKGVDPGQLFFVDGNASDYSKDFEAGTLEGAQGTRPGSFPSEDFLASLLAVDPDLTDLTYAGESYDAVTLLALAAEAAGSTDSKAMAAELEGLSKDGEKCFDFAGCVTILRGGGDVDYDGYSGPVSFDENGDPTEAFIGIYQYDADNKPQPSRSEAGQL; encoded by the coding sequence ATGACTGCACTACGAAATGCAGGCCGTCTTGGGGTGGGTGAAGGCTACGCCCGCACCGCCAGGATTGCCGCCCTCGGTTTGGGTCTTGCCCTGTTTGCCAGCGGCTGCAGTGGCGGAGGATCAGATTCCTCCGCAGAAGAAACCTCGGGCTCGGGTAACGAGACCGAAGCGGCTGCGTCCATCCTGTCCTGCCCCGAAAGCCAGGGCGGTACGGGGGAGGACCCGGGTGCCAAGGGTGATCCGGCGGCCGTGCCGGCTTCCACAGGCACCACCGAGACACCGCTGAAGATCGGAACCCTGCTGCCCACCACCGGTTCGCTTGCGTACCTTGGTCCGCCGGAAATTGCCGGCACCAATCTGGCAGTCAAGGAAATAAATGAAGCAGGCGGCGTCCTGGGAAAGCCGATTGAGATAGTCCATCGCGACTCCGGTGATACCACCACCGACATCGCCACTCAGTCAGTCAATGATCTGCTCAGCCAGGATGTGAGTGCCATCGTCGGGGCCGCCTCATCGGGTGTGTCCAAGACGGTCATTGGCAATATCACCGGTGCGGGTGTCATCCAGTTCTCGCCGGCGAACACCTCGCCTGACTTCAGCACCTGGGATGACAACGGTCTCTACTGGCGTACCGCACCGTCCGACGTGATGCAGGGCCGTACGCTCGGCAACTACATCGTGACGTGCGGCGCGCAGACGGTGGGCATGATCGTGCTGAACGACGCCTACGGCACCGGCCTGCAGGGCAACATCAAGGAATCCGTGGAAGCAGCCGGCGGTCAGGTTGTCATCGAGGAAATGTTCAACGAGGGCGACTCACAGTTCAGCAGCCAGGTGGACTCGGTGGTAGCAGCAAAGCCGGACGCCATTGTGGTGATCAGCTTTGATCAGTCCAAGAGCATTGTGCCGCTGCTGACTGCCAAGGGTGTCGACCCGGGCCAGCTGTTCTTCGTGGACGGCAACGCATCCGACTACAGCAAGGATTTCGAAGCAGGAACCCTTGAGGGCGCCCAGGGCACACGGCCCGGATCATTCCCCTCGGAGGACTTCCTGGCCTCCCTGCTCGCCGTTGATCCGGATCTGACGGACCTGACCTACGCCGGTGAAAGCTACGACGCGGTCACCCTGCTTGCACTGGCAGCCGAGGCAGCTGGCAGCACGGACAGCAAGGCGATGGCCGCCGAGCTGGAGGGTTTGTCCAAGGACGGTGAGAAGTGCTTCGACTTCGCAGGATGTGTCACGATCCTGCGCGGCGGCGGTGACGTAGATTACGACGGTTACTCCGGCCCGGTCTCCTTCGATGAGAACGGTGACCCGACCGAAGCGTTCATCGGCATCTACCAGTACGACGCCGACAACAAGCCGCAGCCGAGCCGTTCCGAGGCGGGCCAGCTGTAG
- a CDS encoding GAF and ANTAR domain-containing protein has product MAEHARQTVYEELLDALLLEPELEGFLAAAAEISAQRLGLAAPGGCSIAVERIRRPRLSAPSLGLSGPVPDLEYGTGSPGDTVLGGGPGVVIRDLAADQQWPGTGAAAAAGLRSAIVLPLHGNRGALSCYSDRPGLFDERETQRAKELAAETAKVLRLALLLDARAHRAANLQAALESRTVVDLAAGIIMGQNGCSQQAAIDILRSVSNTRNIKIRNVAAGVVSAVSDRVNTHFDE; this is encoded by the coding sequence GTGGCCGAACACGCCCGGCAAACCGTGTACGAGGAACTCCTCGACGCGCTGCTCCTGGAACCCGAACTGGAAGGCTTCCTTGCCGCAGCCGCGGAGATCTCCGCTCAACGGCTCGGCCTGGCGGCACCCGGGGGCTGCTCGATAGCCGTGGAACGCATCCGCCGGCCCCGCCTGTCCGCACCCAGCCTCGGGCTGTCCGGCCCGGTGCCGGACCTCGAGTACGGGACCGGAAGCCCCGGTGACACCGTGCTGGGCGGGGGGCCCGGCGTCGTCATCCGGGACCTCGCCGCCGATCAGCAGTGGCCCGGTACCGGAGCCGCCGCGGCGGCCGGGCTGCGGTCCGCTATTGTGCTGCCGCTGCACGGCAACCGGGGAGCGCTCAGCTGCTATTCCGACCGCCCGGGCCTTTTCGACGAAAGGGAAACACAACGTGCGAAGGAGCTTGCTGCCGAAACTGCGAAAGTGCTCCGCCTCGCGCTCCTGCTGGACGCCCGGGCGCACCGGGCCGCCAACCTGCAGGCTGCCCTGGAATCACGCACGGTGGTGGACCTGGCAGCGGGAATCATCATGGGGCAGAACGGCTGCAGCCAGCAGGCAGCCATCGACATCCTGCGGAGCGTCTCCAACACGAGGAACATCAAAATCCGCAATGTGGCAGCCGGTGTGGTTTCGGCTGTCAGCGACCGCGTCAATACCCACTTTGACGAGTAA
- a CDS encoding ABC transporter ATP-binding protein, which yields MSDTRPIAVGDIGPGCSKRDPILVAKNVTRTYGGINAVDVEHVEIPRHKITALIGPNGAGKTTLFNLLTGFDTPQSGEWQFEGKGLAGVSAYKVARLGMVRTFQLTKVMGKLTVIENMRLGAASQPGESLWRALLPPLWRSREREITEQADVLLAKFKLDTKRSDYAASLSGGQRKLLEMARALMVRPKLVMLDEPMAGVNPALTQSLLDHIKNLKAEGMTVLFVEHDMHMVRHIADWVVVMAEGKVVAEGPPEDVMKDQAVIDAYLGAHHDVDLADSEGFEKLEAELEHDAESSVGMEPDGVVGRRIDERKEQA from the coding sequence ATGAGCGACACGCGCCCCATAGCCGTCGGAGACATCGGACCCGGCTGCAGCAAACGCGATCCCATCCTGGTGGCGAAGAATGTGACCCGGACCTACGGCGGAATCAATGCCGTAGACGTGGAACATGTTGAAATCCCTCGCCACAAGATCACTGCCCTGATCGGTCCCAACGGTGCCGGCAAAACCACCCTCTTTAACCTGCTGACCGGTTTCGATACACCGCAGTCCGGTGAGTGGCAATTCGAGGGAAAGGGCCTCGCCGGGGTGTCCGCGTACAAAGTGGCCCGCCTGGGCATGGTGCGCACCTTCCAGCTGACGAAGGTCATGGGCAAGCTCACGGTCATCGAGAACATGCGCCTGGGCGCTGCATCGCAGCCCGGGGAATCCCTCTGGCGGGCTCTGCTGCCGCCGCTGTGGCGCAGCCGGGAACGTGAAATCACCGAACAGGCAGATGTCCTGCTGGCCAAGTTCAAGCTGGATACCAAGCGCAGCGACTATGCCGCCTCGCTCTCCGGCGGGCAGCGCAAGCTGCTGGAGATGGCACGGGCACTGATGGTCCGGCCCAAGCTGGTGATGCTGGACGAACCCATGGCCGGCGTGAACCCGGCGCTGACCCAGTCCCTGCTGGACCACATCAAGAACCTGAAGGCGGAGGGTATGACCGTGCTGTTCGTGGAACACGATATGCACATGGTCCGCCACATCGCTGACTGGGTGGTGGTGATGGCCGAAGGCAAGGTCGTGGCCGAAGGTCCGCCCGAAGACGTGATGAAGGACCAGGCCGTCATTGACGCGTACCTGGGCGCCCATCACGACGTCGACCTCGCGGATTCCGAAGGCTTCGAGAAACTCGAGGCGGAACTGGAACACGACGCCGAGTCCTCGGTGGGCATGGAACCTGACGGCGTGGTCGGCAGGCGGATTGACGAACGGAAGGAACAGGCATGA
- a CDS encoding ABC transporter ATP-binding protein: MTGEAFDGDSVVKVTDLVAGYIPGVNILNGCSIEARRGELIGIIGPNGAGKSTLLKAMFGLVKVHSGTVVVRGQDLTGLKANKLVSRGVGFVPQNNNVFPSLTIEENLQMGVYQAPRTFKDRFEFVSEVFPELRKRRAQRAGSLSGGERQMVAMGRALMMDPAVLLLDEPSAGLSPVKQDEAFLRVHEINRAGVSVIMVEQNARRCLQICDRAYVLDQGKDAYTGTGRELMKDPKVIQLYLGTLAETA, from the coding sequence ATGACCGGCGAGGCATTCGACGGAGATTCCGTTGTCAAGGTAACCGATCTGGTGGCCGGCTACATTCCGGGGGTGAACATTCTCAACGGCTGCAGCATTGAGGCACGCCGCGGAGAACTCATCGGGATTATCGGCCCCAACGGCGCCGGCAAGTCCACGCTCCTGAAAGCCATGTTCGGGCTGGTGAAGGTGCATTCCGGAACCGTGGTGGTCCGCGGCCAGGACCTTACCGGGCTGAAGGCGAACAAGCTGGTGAGCCGCGGTGTTGGTTTCGTTCCGCAGAACAACAACGTCTTCCCCTCCCTCACCATCGAGGAGAACCTGCAGATGGGCGTGTACCAGGCGCCCAGGACCTTCAAGGACCGCTTCGAATTTGTCTCCGAGGTTTTCCCCGAACTCCGCAAGCGCCGTGCCCAGCGGGCCGGGTCGCTCTCCGGTGGCGAACGCCAGATGGTCGCGATGGGCCGGGCGCTGATGATGGATCCGGCAGTGCTGCTGCTGGACGAGCCGTCAGCCGGCCTCTCCCCCGTCAAGCAGGACGAAGCGTTCCTGCGGGTTCATGAAATCAACCGGGCCGGGGTGTCGGTGATCATGGTGGAACAAAATGCCCGCCGCTGCCTGCAGATCTGTGACCGCGCCTATGTCCTGGATCAGGGCAAGGACGCCTATACGGGCACGGGACGGGAACTGATGAAGGATCCCAAGGTCATCCAGCTTTACCTGGGCACACTGGCTGAGACCGCCTGA
- a CDS encoding branched-chain amino acid ABC transporter permease, whose product MLAAVVAMFAALLLAAPAASATTATPSDGASAPASGTGATDGAEFADRISGVVRNQGTPIEGVKITATGNGYEGEVVTGANGSWSIGVPEQGAYEVELDESTLPDGVELAEGQQNPRTVTFAGTTNITTLFLLGEGIVLQEESFASLLTERAVAGLSFGLLLALSAVGLSLIFGTTGLTNFAHGEMVTLGAVLAFGFAALGLPVWVALPLAVAGGAAFGYAQDAGIWKPLRRRGTGLVPMMIVSIGLAVAVRYTVLFFFGGGTKQLPGAQSPILELGPISIPRNTLVSLIVSLAVILVVAMLLLRTRIGKATRAVADNPALAAASGIDVDAVIRLVWVIGGALAAMGGILWAYYRPGVSFNMGQQILLLIFAGVTLGGLGTVFGALIGSVLVGLFVEISTLWLEADLKYVGALVIMILVLLVRPQGLLGRRERIG is encoded by the coding sequence ATGCTGGCGGCGGTGGTAGCGATGTTTGCTGCCCTGCTGCTCGCAGCACCTGCCGCTTCCGCAACAACAGCCACGCCATCGGACGGAGCTTCGGCCCCCGCCTCCGGCACGGGCGCCACAGACGGCGCCGAATTTGCCGACCGCATCAGCGGTGTCGTCCGGAACCAGGGCACTCCCATAGAAGGGGTGAAGATCACTGCCACCGGCAACGGCTACGAAGGCGAAGTGGTCACCGGAGCCAACGGGTCCTGGTCCATCGGCGTCCCGGAACAGGGCGCGTATGAGGTGGAGCTGGACGAGTCCACCCTGCCCGACGGCGTCGAGCTCGCGGAGGGTCAGCAGAACCCCCGCACGGTGACCTTTGCAGGCACCACCAACATCACTACGCTCTTCCTTCTCGGTGAGGGCATTGTGCTCCAGGAGGAGAGCTTCGCCTCGCTGCTCACTGAGCGTGCGGTGGCCGGCCTGAGTTTCGGACTGCTGCTGGCACTGAGCGCGGTCGGTCTCTCCCTGATCTTCGGCACCACCGGGCTGACCAACTTTGCGCACGGTGAAATGGTGACTCTGGGAGCCGTGCTGGCCTTCGGGTTTGCGGCACTGGGGCTGCCGGTCTGGGTGGCTCTCCCACTGGCGGTGGCCGGCGGCGCCGCGTTCGGCTACGCGCAGGACGCCGGAATCTGGAAACCGCTGCGGCGGCGCGGCACCGGCCTGGTCCCCATGATGATTGTCAGCATCGGCCTCGCGGTGGCGGTCCGCTACACCGTCCTGTTCTTCTTCGGCGGCGGCACCAAGCAGCTGCCCGGCGCCCAAAGCCCCATCCTTGAGCTGGGCCCGATCTCCATTCCCCGGAACACGCTGGTCTCACTGATCGTCTCGCTGGCCGTCATCCTGGTGGTGGCAATGCTGCTGCTGCGCACCCGGATCGGCAAGGCCACCCGCGCGGTGGCCGACAACCCGGCACTGGCCGCGGCATCCGGCATCGATGTGGACGCCGTCATCCGGCTGGTGTGGGTCATCGGAGGTGCCCTGGCAGCCATGGGCGGCATCCTGTGGGCGTACTACCGCCCCGGCGTCTCGTTCAACATGGGCCAGCAGATCCTGCTGCTGATCTTCGCCGGCGTCACGCTCGGCGGACTCGGGACCGTGTTCGGCGCCCTGATCGGGTCAGTCCTGGTCGGTCTTTTCGTGGAAATCTCCACTCTTTGGCTGGAGGCGGACCTTAAATACGTGGGCGCCCTGGTCATCATGATTCTTGTCCTGCTGGTCCGGCCGCAGGGACTCCTCGGCCGCCGCGAGCGCATAGGTTAG